The Peribacillus sp. FSL P2-0133 genome has a segment encoding these proteins:
- the atpB gene encoding F0F1 ATP synthase subunit A, which translates to MNHEAPMWEFMDTGIHFNLANVLMMTIASLIVFIIAVAATRKLAMKPTGIQNFIEWVMDFVKNIINSNMDWRTGGQFLMLGMTLILYVFVSNMLGLPFSIVIGHELWWKSPTSDPAITLTLAVMVMGLTHYYGIKMRGMKNYAKTYVQPMGFLFPLKIIEEFANTLTLGLRLYGNIYAGELLLTLLAGLGTSGVVGAATAALPMLAWEGFSIFVGSIQAFIFTMLTMVYLSHKVSDDH; encoded by the coding sequence TTGAATCATGAAGCTCCTATGTGGGAATTTATGGATACTGGAATACATTTCAACTTGGCTAATGTTCTTATGATGACTATCGCAAGTCTCATTGTCTTCATTATTGCTGTAGCAGCAACTCGAAAACTTGCGATGAAGCCAACAGGAATCCAAAACTTTATCGAATGGGTTATGGATTTTGTGAAAAATATCATCAACAGCAATATGGATTGGCGTACGGGTGGTCAGTTCCTTATGTTGGGAATGACATTAATATTGTACGTATTTGTTTCAAACATGTTAGGATTGCCGTTCTCGATTGTAATAGGGCATGAACTTTGGTGGAAATCACCTACATCAGATCCAGCAATAACTTTAACCTTGGCAGTTATGGTAATGGGTTTAACTCATTATTATGGTATCAAGATGAGAGGCATGAAAAATTATGCCAAAACTTATGTCCAACCAATGGGTTTCTTGTTTCCGTTAAAGATTATTGAGGAGTTCGCTAATACGTTAACTCTAGGATTGCGGCTTTACGGGAATATTTATGCGGGTGAGTTACTATTAACTTTACTTGCTGGACTAGGAACAAGTGGTGTTGTGGGTGCAGCCACTGCTGCATTACCAATGTTAGCTTGGGAAGGATTTAGTATCTTTGTCGGCTCCATTCAAGCTTTTATCTTTACTATGTTAACGATGGTTTATCTTTCCCATAAAGTAAGTGACGACCATTAA
- a CDS encoding ATP synthase subunit I — MLELEKMFNRQLKYMLYLMGIYVLGVGFTSHDSVFQGLLLGTAFSLFIFWSMVKKNKKFAQEVAEGKKTRSLGSLTRMSVAGLAAIIALRYPDEFQVVCVVVGLMTVYFVIMIDYFMQNIRR; from the coding sequence ATGCTAGAATTGGAAAAAATGTTCAATAGGCAGCTAAAATACATGTTGTATTTAATGGGTATTTATGTACTCGGGGTGGGCTTCACTTCACATGATTCAGTCTTCCAAGGATTATTGCTTGGAACAGCCTTCAGCCTATTTATATTCTGGTCAATGGTCAAAAAGAACAAAAAGTTCGCTCAAGAGGTTGCCGAAGGTAAGAAAACGCGCTCCCTTGGTAGTTTAACTAGAATGTCTGTAGCGGGTTTAGCTGCAATTATTGCATTGAGATATCCTGACGAGTTTCAAGTGGTCTGCGTGGTAGTGGGATTAATGACAGTTTACTTTGTCATTATGATAGATTATTTTATGCAAAACATACGTAGGTAG
- a CDS encoding S8 family serine peptidase, with protein sequence MLGKKTFIVFVFLFIFIYQNEKGLASVILPPLPKLSESKEVTVVVTMDKVFQRKKIEKLLEKYPSLQLRNVYSVALKGFSVQGKMNEIEQLKKEDAIQAVTEVTVYQAVLDKSVPYIGGGRVRGFFDKENHRITGKGVKVGIIDTGIDYTHPDLQRAYKGGKDLVDGDEDPMETKNQGDLDTLHGTHVAGIIAANGKMKGVAPEAEIYAYRALGPGGAGDTDQVLMAIESAMKDRVDVLNLSLGNNINGPDLPISLALNKAVESGIVAVTSNGNSGPAVWTVGSPGTAEKAISVGASTPPLRVPYMIYGLGSKKHQSHLTVFQSSKKWNLTFSEDVIFGGLGNEKDLKHVRDKIVLMERGTLTFQQKVSNAEKAGAKGVIVYNNTSGTFTGSLEKEMNIPAASINRRDGLQLKQILEQGQSKTVQFVYKNEQDKLADFSSRGPVTVSWGIKPDVLAPGVEIESTIPKGYMSLDGTSMSAPHVAGACALILQKHPEWNPEQVKSALMSTSKPLRKSTNQLYHTYEQGAGRIRVDEALKADTLLSPSSLSFGMYTKKEGIEEHHETIVIENTGTEMRKYSFMVPLNETGLTWELPKSLTLNPKEKKRIKVGLQVNPAKLKKGVFDGYLIIMEGTKRISLPYLYVKEEPDYPRIMGFDFGQGDQKGTYRYEMYLPRGAEEFGIALYEEDSLKFAGYLDWSKSAPSGLIKKDVLKKNLPPKGVYKAIIFARKGGREDRIEKTLLIE encoded by the coding sequence ATGTTGGGAAAGAAAACGTTCATAGTGTTTGTTTTCCTTTTTATATTTATTTATCAAAATGAAAAGGGATTGGCATCCGTCATTCTGCCGCCATTACCAAAACTATCTGAATCTAAGGAAGTAACGGTTGTTGTCACGATGGATAAGGTGTTTCAACGAAAAAAAATCGAAAAACTGCTTGAGAAATATCCATCTCTTCAATTACGGAATGTTTATTCAGTTGCCCTGAAAGGATTTTCCGTTCAGGGGAAAATGAATGAGATAGAACAACTTAAAAAGGAGGATGCAATTCAGGCTGTAACGGAAGTAACCGTTTATCAAGCGGTGTTGGATAAAAGTGTCCCATACATAGGAGGAGGAAGGGTCAGGGGTTTCTTTGATAAGGAGAATCACCGGATCACCGGGAAAGGGGTAAAAGTAGGAATCATAGATACTGGAATCGATTATACACATCCAGATTTGCAACGTGCTTATAAAGGAGGGAAGGATCTGGTAGATGGTGATGAAGATCCGATGGAAACCAAAAATCAAGGCGACCTGGATACATTACATGGGACTCATGTGGCAGGCATCATTGCAGCCAATGGAAAAATGAAAGGCGTCGCACCAGAAGCGGAGATATATGCATATCGAGCTTTGGGACCAGGTGGTGCAGGAGATACAGACCAAGTCTTGATGGCTATTGAGTCAGCCATGAAGGATAGGGTGGATGTATTGAACCTCTCTCTTGGCAATAACATCAATGGCCCTGATTTACCTATCTCCCTTGCGTTGAATAAAGCTGTGGAAAGCGGCATCGTTGCCGTGACATCCAACGGGAATTCCGGTCCTGCTGTATGGACCGTAGGCTCACCCGGAACAGCGGAAAAAGCGATTTCCGTTGGGGCATCGACTCCTCCCTTAAGGGTTCCGTATATGATTTACGGACTTGGATCGAAAAAGCATCAATCGCATTTAACCGTGTTTCAAAGTTCTAAAAAATGGAACCTGACGTTTTCCGAGGATGTCATATTTGGGGGTCTGGGTAATGAAAAGGACCTGAAACATGTTCGGGATAAGATTGTGTTGATGGAACGTGGCACACTTACCTTCCAGCAGAAAGTATCCAATGCAGAGAAGGCAGGTGCAAAGGGGGTAATTGTTTATAATAATACAAGCGGGACCTTTACTGGAAGCTTGGAAAAAGAAATGAACATCCCAGCTGCTTCTATTAATAGAAGAGATGGATTACAGCTAAAGCAAATCTTGGAGCAAGGGCAGAGCAAAACCGTTCAATTTGTTTATAAGAACGAGCAGGATAAGCTCGCAGATTTTAGCTCCAGGGGACCGGTAACCGTATCATGGGGAATAAAGCCTGACGTATTGGCACCGGGAGTGGAAATTGAAAGTACCATCCCTAAAGGATATATGTCCCTGGATGGAACAAGTATGTCCGCACCGCATGTTGCAGGAGCATGCGCCTTAATCCTGCAAAAACACCCCGAATGGAACCCGGAGCAAGTGAAATCTGCATTGATGAGCACTTCCAAACCATTGAGGAAATCTACGAATCAATTGTATCACACATATGAACAGGGGGCTGGACGCATCCGGGTCGACGAAGCATTAAAAGCGGACACGCTCTTGAGTCCAAGCTCATTGTCTTTTGGGATGTATACGAAAAAAGAAGGAATTGAAGAACATCATGAAACGATAGTCATAGAAAATACCGGAACGGAAATGAGGAAGTACTCTTTCATGGTTCCATTGAATGAGACGGGACTTACTTGGGAATTGCCGAAATCCCTTACTTTGAATCCGAAGGAAAAAAAACGGATAAAAGTGGGGCTGCAGGTCAACCCAGCCAAGCTTAAAAAAGGAGTCTTTGATGGATACCTCATTATAATGGAAGGAACCAAAAGAATATCCCTTCCTTATTTATATGTAAAGGAAGAGCCTGATTACCCAAGGATAATGGGATTTGATTTTGGCCAAGGGGACCAGAAAGGCACATATCGATACGAAATGTACCTTCCGCGCGGGGCTGAAGAATTCGGTATTGCCCTTTATGAGGAAGATAGCTTGAAATTCGCTGGATACTTGGATTGGTCCAAATCGGCACCTTCCGGTTTGATCAAAAAAGATGTATTGAAAAAGAACTTGCCGCCTAAGGGAGTGTATAAAGCGATAATCTTTGCGAGAAAGGGTGGAAGGGAAGATCGGATAGAAAAGACGTTACTTATTGAGTGA
- the wecB gene encoding UDP-N-acetylglucosamine 2-epimerase (non-hydrolyzing), with the protein MNKPIKVMTIFGTRPEAVKMAPLVLEFQKHPEYFKPIVAVTAQHRQMLDQVLELFSIQPDYDLDIMKERQTLADITTRALNGLDSVMKEAKPDIVLVHGDTTTTFVASLAAFYNQIVIGHVEAGLRTWNKYSPYPEEMNRQLTGTMADLHFAPTSKAEENLLNENKKDNIFVTGNTATDALKTTVRSTYSHPVLNGLGEDRLILLTAHRRENLGEPMRNIFRAVKKIIAEHDDVQVVYPVHLNPLVQELANEILGDDPRVHLIEPLDVLDFHNFASRAYLILTDSGGIQEEAPSLGVPVLVLRDTTERPEGIAAGTLRLAGTDEQNIYNLAHELLTDQDVHEKMSKASNPYGDGNASVRIAEAIRYYFKQADMPPTRFDS; encoded by the coding sequence ATGAATAAACCGATAAAAGTCATGACCATTTTCGGGACGAGACCAGAAGCTGTCAAAATGGCGCCCTTAGTACTCGAATTTCAAAAACACCCAGAATATTTCAAGCCGATCGTTGCTGTTACGGCTCAGCATCGCCAAATGTTAGATCAAGTTCTCGAACTATTTTCGATACAGCCGGACTATGACTTGGACATAATGAAGGAAAGGCAAACGCTTGCTGACATTACAACAAGAGCATTAAATGGTCTTGATTCAGTAATGAAGGAAGCCAAACCTGATATTGTTCTTGTACACGGTGATACAACCACAACGTTTGTCGCAAGTCTGGCAGCTTTTTATAATCAAATTGTCATTGGGCATGTAGAAGCAGGGCTGCGCACATGGAATAAGTATTCCCCCTATCCGGAAGAGATGAATCGGCAGCTTACAGGTACTATGGCAGATTTGCATTTTGCGCCGACTTCGAAAGCGGAGGAGAATCTGCTGAACGAAAACAAGAAGGATAATATCTTCGTAACGGGAAATACGGCAACCGATGCTTTAAAAACTACTGTACGTTCCACGTATTCCCATCCAGTTTTAAATGGACTTGGAGAAGACAGGCTCATTTTGCTTACAGCCCATCGCAGGGAAAACCTTGGCGAACCCATGAGGAATATCTTCAGGGCCGTGAAGAAAATCATTGCTGAGCATGATGACGTTCAAGTGGTATATCCTGTCCATTTAAATCCGCTTGTTCAGGAATTGGCAAATGAAATTCTCGGGGACGATCCGCGGGTTCATTTGATTGAACCGCTGGATGTATTGGATTTCCATAACTTCGCTTCAAGAGCCTATCTTATTTTGACAGATTCTGGAGGAATCCAGGAAGAGGCACCGTCACTTGGTGTACCTGTCCTAGTTTTAAGGGATACGACCGAACGTCCTGAGGGGATTGCTGCTGGAACCTTAAGATTGGCGGGTACTGATGAACAAAACATATATAATTTGGCACATGAATTGCTCACCGATCAAGACGTGCACGAAAAAATGTCCAAAGCTTCAAATCCATATGGGGATGGAAATGCTTCGGTCCGCATTGCTGAAGCCATCCGTTACTATTTTAAGCAAGCAGACATGCCACCAACTAGATTTGACTCATAA
- the upp gene encoding uracil phosphoribosyltransferase — protein sequence MGKVYVFDHPLIQHKLAYIRDINTGTKEFRELVDEVASLMAFEITRDMPLEEVEIQTPVSTAKVKMLSGKKVGIVPILRAGIGMVDGIIKLIPAAKVGHVGLYRDPETLKPVEYYAKMPSDLAERECIVVDPMLATGGSAIEAIHSIKKRGAVNIKFMCLIAAPEGVEALKEAHPDVDIYIAGLDEKLNEHGYIVPGLGDAGDRLFGTK from the coding sequence ATGGGAAAAGTTTATGTTTTCGATCACCCGTTAATTCAACACAAATTAGCCTATATACGTGATATAAATACAGGAACAAAAGAATTCCGTGAACTAGTGGATGAAGTTGCATCATTGATGGCATTTGAAATCACGAGGGATATGCCGCTGGAAGAGGTGGAAATCCAAACGCCTGTAAGCACAGCGAAAGTGAAAATGCTTTCTGGTAAAAAAGTGGGTATCGTCCCTATTTTACGTGCAGGCATAGGGATGGTGGACGGGATCATTAAGCTGATTCCTGCTGCAAAGGTCGGACATGTTGGACTTTACCGTGATCCTGAAACATTGAAACCGGTGGAGTATTATGCGAAAATGCCAAGCGATTTGGCTGAAAGGGAATGCATTGTCGTTGACCCGATGTTAGCCACTGGCGGATCAGCCATCGAAGCGATCCATTCCATTAAAAAGCGCGGTGCAGTCAATATTAAATTCATGTGTTTGATTGCAGCTCCAGAGGGTGTAGAAGCATTAAAAGAAGCCCATCCTGATGTTGATATTTATATTGCGGGTCTTGACGAAAAACTGAATGAACACGGGTATATCGTTCCAGGTCTTGGAGACGCGGGAGATCGTTTATTCGGCACAAAATAA
- the glyA gene encoding serine hydroxymethyltransferase encodes MNRLAKQDEQVFNAIQLELGRQRSKIELIASENFVSEAVMEAQGSVLTNKYAEGYPGKRYYGGCEYVDIVEDLARERAKEIFGGEYVNVQPHSGAQANMAVYFTVLQTGDTVLGMNLSHGGHLTHGSPVNFSGVNYNFVEYGVDEKDHRIDYNDVLEKARQHKPKLIVAGASAYPREIDFKRFREIADEVGAYLMVDMAHIAGLVAAGLHQSPIPFADFVTTTTHKTLRGPRGGMIICKEEFGKKIDKSIFPGIQGGPLMHVISAKAVAFGEALQDEFKVYAQQIIDNAKRLGEGLKKEGFTLVSDGTDNHLILLDVRSTGLTGKIAEHVLDEIGITVNKNAIPYDPEKPFVTSGIRIGTAAVTSRGFGLEDMDEIAAIIGLVLKNNEDAAKLEEAKQRVESLANKFELYPSL; translated from the coding sequence ATGAATCGTTTAGCAAAGCAAGATGAGCAAGTGTTTAACGCAATTCAACTGGAATTAGGGCGTCAAAGAAGTAAGATTGAGCTTATTGCTTCTGAAAACTTCGTGAGTGAAGCTGTCATGGAAGCACAAGGTTCGGTCTTGACTAATAAGTATGCAGAAGGATACCCTGGAAAACGTTACTATGGCGGATGTGAGTATGTAGACATCGTTGAAGATCTAGCACGTGAGCGTGCGAAAGAAATTTTCGGAGGAGAGTATGTGAACGTACAGCCTCACTCTGGAGCTCAAGCCAATATGGCCGTTTACTTTACTGTTCTTCAAACTGGAGACACAGTGCTTGGGATGAACCTTTCGCATGGAGGTCACTTAACACATGGAAGTCCAGTTAACTTCAGTGGTGTTAACTACAATTTTGTTGAATATGGTGTAGACGAAAAAGATCACCGTATCGATTACAATGATGTATTGGAAAAAGCGCGTCAGCACAAACCGAAATTGATCGTAGCGGGTGCAAGTGCATATCCACGGGAAATTGACTTCAAGCGATTCCGTGAAATTGCAGATGAAGTCGGGGCTTATTTAATGGTTGATATGGCGCATATTGCAGGTTTAGTTGCGGCTGGATTACATCAAAGCCCGATTCCTTTTGCTGACTTTGTAACGACAACCACTCATAAAACACTTCGCGGACCACGCGGAGGGATGATCATCTGTAAAGAAGAATTCGGTAAGAAGATCGATAAATCCATCTTCCCTGGAATTCAAGGCGGTCCGTTGATGCATGTTATATCCGCTAAGGCTGTTGCATTCGGCGAAGCGCTTCAAGATGAATTTAAAGTATATGCACAACAAATCATCGATAATGCTAAACGCTTGGGCGAAGGTTTGAAGAAAGAAGGGTTCACCCTTGTTTCTGATGGAACGGACAATCACTTGATTCTTCTTGATGTGCGCTCTACTGGATTAACGGGAAAAATCGCAGAACATGTTTTGGATGAAATCGGTATTACCGTGAACAAAAATGCGATTCCTTATGACCCGGAAAAACCATTCGTAACCAGCGGTATACGTATTGGGACTGCGGCGGTGACATCACGTGGCTTCGGATTGGAAGACATGGATGAAATAGCTGCAATCATCGGACTTGTTTTGAAAAATAATGAAGACGCAGCTAAACTTGAAGAAGCAAAACAGCGTGTCGAATCATTAGCGAACAAATTTGAATTATATCCTTCATTGTAA
- a CDS encoding TIGR01440 family protein, translating to MTSDATFSNELEIWENQFRELLHEFQEQTALKEKQLLVIGCSTSEVIGKRIGTEGTLDVAGMIFSVVRDFQGKTGVQVAYQCCEHLNRALVLQRETAVRYDYEEVSVVPVRTAGGSMATYAYQQWKDAVVVEHIKADAGIDIGDTFIGMHLKHVAVPIRSAIKEIGHAHVTMAKTRPKLIGGERAVYQDISDNKSCT from the coding sequence ATGACAAGTGATGCTACATTTTCAAATGAGCTTGAGATATGGGAAAACCAGTTTCGGGAACTTTTACATGAGTTTCAAGAACAGACAGCTTTAAAAGAGAAACAGCTACTGGTGATCGGCTGCAGTACAAGTGAAGTGATCGGGAAAAGGATCGGTACTGAAGGGACGCTAGATGTTGCAGGGATGATTTTTTCCGTAGTTAGGGATTTTCAAGGGAAAACGGGTGTTCAGGTTGCATATCAATGTTGTGAACATCTAAACAGGGCCTTGGTTTTGCAAAGAGAAACCGCGGTTCGATATGATTATGAAGAAGTTTCGGTTGTACCTGTAAGAACAGCTGGGGGATCGATGGCGACGTACGCCTACCAACAATGGAAAGATGCTGTCGTCGTCGAACATATTAAAGCAGATGCGGGGATAGACATTGGGGACACCTTCATTGGCATGCATCTGAAGCATGTGGCGGTTCCAATTCGCTCTGCCATTAAAGAAATAGGACATGCACATGTGACCATGGCAAAAACGCGTCCGAAACTGATTGGCGGGGAGCGGGCCGTTTATCAGGACATTTCTGATAACAAAAGTTGTACTTAA
- the rpiB gene encoding ribose 5-phosphate isomerase B, which yields MKVAIASDHGGIHIREEIKNLLNELQIPFEDFGCECSTSVDYPDYALPVAEKVARGEFDRGILICGTGIGMSIAANKVKGIRCALVHDVYSAKLTRQHNDTNMLAMGERVIGPGLAREIAQTWLTSEFEGGRHQNRIGKIAEYEGKHS from the coding sequence ATGAAAGTTGCGATTGCTTCGGATCACGGTGGTATACATATTCGTGAAGAAATAAAGAATTTATTAAATGAGTTACAGATTCCATTTGAGGACTTTGGCTGTGAATGCAGTACGTCGGTGGATTATCCTGATTATGCTTTGCCGGTTGCTGAAAAAGTGGCGCGGGGTGAGTTCGATCGAGGCATTTTAATCTGTGGAACTGGAATTGGAATGAGCATTGCTGCCAATAAAGTTAAAGGAATACGATGTGCATTGGTTCATGATGTCTATAGTGCGAAATTGACCCGCCAGCATAATGATACCAATATGTTAGCGATGGGGGAACGCGTCATTGGCCCGGGTCTGGCCAGGGAAATTGCACAAACATGGCTGACTTCGGAATTTGAAGGCGGGCGTCATCAAAACAGGATCGGTAAGATTGCGGAGTATGAAGGTAAACATAGCTAA
- a CDS encoding low molecular weight protein arginine phosphatase, translated as MIRVLFVCTGNTCRSPMAEAILKNKNIAGVEVKSAGVYASSGQDASLHAKNVLVENDIVHNHHSAPLSEKEMEWATHIFTMTEGHKSVITRAYPKMIDKTFTLKEFIIEDKYDRDIIDPFGGSEGIYRETFRELQELIEELVKRLKG; from the coding sequence ATGATCCGAGTATTATTTGTATGTACAGGTAACACATGCAGAAGCCCGATGGCAGAAGCGATATTGAAAAATAAGAATATTGCGGGTGTTGAAGTGAAGTCTGCAGGCGTGTATGCTTCATCAGGCCAGGATGCTTCGCTGCATGCTAAAAATGTATTGGTTGAAAATGACATAGTGCATAATCATCATTCAGCGCCCTTATCCGAGAAGGAAATGGAATGGGCGACTCATATTTTCACCATGACGGAAGGGCATAAATCGGTCATTACCCGGGCATACCCCAAAATGATCGATAAGACTTTTACTTTAAAAGAATTCATTATTGAGGATAAATATGATAGAGACATAATAGATCCGTTTGGCGGTTCTGAAGGCATTTACCGTGAAACGTTCAGGGAGTTGCAGGAATTAATAGAAGAATTAGTGAAAAGGCTTAAAGGATAA
- a CDS encoding manganese efflux pump MntP family protein produces MNTFAGEIITLLLMAFALGMDAFSVGLGMGMFKLRLRQILFIGLTVGIFHIWMPLLGMGAGRFISEKFGTFATYAGGLLLIILGIQMFIPGKKDGAGVRENKMLAPVGKGLFIFALGVSLDSFSVGLTLGIYGAKTILTVLCFGFAATLLTWAGLLLGRKMQGLLGVYSEILGGSILCAFGLKLLFSF; encoded by the coding sequence ATGAATACATTTGCTGGAGAAATCATCACCTTATTGCTAATGGCATTCGCATTGGGAATGGATGCCTTTTCAGTCGGCCTTGGAATGGGAATGTTTAAGCTAAGGTTGAGGCAAATACTTTTTATAGGACTGACAGTAGGTATTTTTCATATTTGGATGCCCTTGCTTGGGATGGGGGCAGGCCGTTTCATTTCAGAAAAATTCGGGACCTTTGCTACATACGCTGGCGGTCTATTGTTGATCATTCTTGGTATACAGATGTTTATCCCTGGTAAAAAGGATGGAGCTGGTGTCAGGGAAAATAAGATGCTGGCTCCTGTCGGGAAAGGTCTATTCATATTTGCTTTAGGGGTAAGCCTGGATAGCTTCTCGGTAGGATTGACACTGGGAATTTACGGTGCAAAAACGATTTTAACCGTTCTTTGTTTTGGGTTTGCTGCCACTCTATTAACGTGGGCTGGGCTTTTACTGGGTAGAAAAATGCAGGGCTTGCTTGGCGTGTATAGTGAGATTCTTGGCGGAAGCATCCTGTGTGCGTTTGGATTGAAATTATTATTCTCTTTTTGA
- a CDS encoding L-threonylcarbamoyladenylate synthase, which translates to MKTKIWSVDKNVDNLQSYPQIIQSAELLKANQVVAFPTETVYGLGANAKNDEAVKKVFEAKGRPSDNPLIVHIASDDQLSGIVEEIPEQARKLMAEFWPGPLTLIMKRKPGQLSNLVTAGLDTVAVRMPDHQVALGLIRASDLPIAAPSANTSGKPSPTSAKHVEDDLMGRIAGIVDGGTTGVGVESTVLDCTVEVPVILRPGGVTLEQLEAVIGEVRQDVALKNQETAPKAPGMKYTHYAPKAPLYLVKGNQVFLQKLVDEKRTDGLKVGIITAYEHQQDYKADYVVVPGSLADLHTVATGLYDALRQFDDLEVDVIFSEMFPDHGIGAAVMNRLEKAAGHQIIKEHV; encoded by the coding sequence ATGAAAACGAAAATTTGGTCAGTGGATAAAAATGTGGATAATTTACAAAGTTATCCCCAGATTATACAATCAGCTGAATTGTTAAAGGCAAATCAAGTGGTTGCTTTTCCTACAGAGACCGTTTATGGACTGGGGGCGAATGCCAAAAATGATGAGGCAGTCAAAAAAGTGTTTGAGGCGAAGGGGCGTCCGAGTGATAATCCTTTAATCGTTCACATAGCCTCCGATGACCAGTTGTCAGGTATTGTAGAAGAGATTCCGGAACAGGCCAGGAAGCTAATGGCAGAATTTTGGCCGGGTCCTTTGACTTTGATCATGAAACGAAAACCGGGCCAGCTATCAAACCTTGTGACAGCTGGATTGGACACGGTGGCTGTCAGGATGCCAGATCATCAGGTTGCCCTAGGCCTTATTCGTGCAAGTGATTTGCCCATTGCGGCTCCAAGTGCAAATACTTCCGGGAAACCAAGCCCTACGTCAGCAAAACATGTTGAAGATGACTTAATGGGCCGGATTGCAGGCATAGTCGATGGCGGGACTACGGGTGTGGGCGTAGAATCCACAGTACTTGACTGTACTGTGGAAGTACCTGTTATTTTAAGGCCTGGCGGGGTGACCCTGGAACAGCTGGAAGCGGTAATAGGGGAAGTCAGGCAAGATGTCGCATTGAAGAATCAGGAAACGGCGCCAAAAGCCCCAGGCATGAAGTATACCCACTATGCTCCGAAGGCCCCTCTATATTTAGTCAAGGGTAATCAAGTTTTCCTTCAGAAGCTTGTGGATGAAAAAAGAACTGACGGGTTAAAGGTGGGCATCATAACGGCTTATGAACATCAACAGGATTATAAGGCGGATTATGTGGTTGTCCCAGGTTCGTTAGCGGATTTACATACTGTTGCGACAGGCTTATATGATGCTTTAAGACAGTTTGACGATCTGGAGGTCGATGTCATTTTTAGTGAAATGTTTCCTGACCATGGAATAGGAGCTGCGGTCATGAACCGGCTTGAGAAGGCTGCAGGCCATCAAATCATCAAGGAACATGTGTAA
- the spoIIR gene encoding stage II sporulation protein R has protein sequence MKTKHLAIIYLLILTIGTIVSIYMPKAEVVGAEATKVIPDEAIRLRILANSDAEKDQAVKRLIRDEVNEDITKWVQELTSLDEARDVITSHLPDIQATAEAVIKEQGMEQSVKVDFGQAEFPTKLYGQYLYPAGDYEAVIITLGEGEGANWWCVLFPPLCFLDFSNGTAVSQSPIVEEEDEGSLSSEGKAYAATNEEGAEEEVEEEVLVNKEKGPEEVVEEKVVEESVKEVPEETVKEEVTEPEVKEEVTEAKDKEQVTEAIDKEEVKEEAIDGNVEEKQVELAASNKQGQQLYEGEKEPEVEVKSLFAEIFNDLF, from the coding sequence ATGAAAACTAAACATTTAGCCATTATTTATCTATTAATCTTAACTATAGGAACGATCGTAAGTATATATATGCCTAAAGCGGAGGTGGTCGGTGCAGAAGCTACGAAGGTGATTCCGGATGAGGCGATTCGTCTGCGGATACTTGCTAATAGTGATGCAGAAAAGGATCAAGCGGTTAAACGGCTGATTAGGGATGAGGTAAATGAAGATATCACAAAATGGGTCCAAGAACTTACTTCTTTGGATGAAGCGAGGGATGTGATCACCTCTCATCTTCCGGATATCCAAGCGACGGCTGAGGCAGTTATAAAGGAACAGGGTATGGAGCAGTCAGTTAAAGTCGATTTTGGACAAGCGGAATTTCCGACAAAACTCTACGGGCAGTATTTATATCCGGCAGGGGATTATGAAGCGGTGATTATCACGCTTGGGGAGGGGGAAGGCGCAAATTGGTGGTGTGTTCTATTTCCCCCATTATGTTTCCTGGATTTTTCAAATGGGACGGCTGTAAGTCAAAGTCCGATTGTCGAGGAAGAGGATGAAGGATCCTTGAGTTCGGAAGGGAAGGCGTATGCTGCAACAAATGAAGAGGGTGCAGAGGAAGAAGTTGAAGAAGAAGTGCTGGTTAATAAGGAAAAAGGGCCCGAGGAAGTAGTTGAAGAGAAGGTAGTGGAGGAGAGCGTAAAAGAAGTACCGGAAGAAACGGTAAAAGAAGAGGTTACAGAGCCGGAAGTAAAGGAAGAAGTGACAGAAGCAAAAGATAAGGAACAAGTGACAGAAGCAATAGATAAGGAAGAAGTGAAGGAGGAAGCCATTGATGGGAATGTTGAAGAAAAACAGGTTGAACTTGCGGCATCCAATAAACAAGGTCAACAATTATATGAAGGGGAAAAGGAGCCTGAGGTGGAAGTGAAGTCTCTGTTTGCAGAAATCTTCAATGATCTATTTTAA